Proteins found in one Thermaerobacter subterraneus DSM 13965 genomic segment:
- the argS gene encoding arginine--tRNA ligase produces the protein MAMDPVAAARQQVRQALESAAAAAVAAGELPGEAAPGTEAWRGVQVEVPRDPRHGDFASNAALVLAGRARRAPREVAAVLERHLPGGAWLRKVEAAGPGFLNFHLADDWWREGVRAILRAGEAFGRTDRGGGLRVQVEFVSANPTGPLGVVNARAAALGDALARVLQAAGYRVEKEFYLNDAGNQIRKLALSLEARMRQELGQPAEIPEGGYPGEYLIDIARDLLAAEGPALLDRPEEERWERMARFAVEAIVAQMRTQLARFGVEFDEWYPETRVREAGYPERVLERLRQRGMVYEQDGALWLRSSAVGDDKDRVLVRRDGEYTYTLVDIAYHLTKWERGFQRAIDIWGQDHHGHVVPMQAALRALGLPDGWFEVLLTQMVHLVRGGQAVRMSKRRGELVTMAEFLDEVDVDAARYFFLMRSPDTHLDFDLDLANLRSSENPVYYVQYAHARACGILRQAEAEAGLRPDGSADLSPLGDPAERDLARRLLDLPGEVAAAAEAREPHRLTYYLKDVATLFHQFYTRCRVLGEEDPVARARLVLVDATRQVLATALGLLGVTAPERM, from the coding sequence ATGGCGATGGATCCCGTTGCGGCGGCGCGGCAGCAGGTGCGCCAGGCCCTGGAGTCGGCCGCCGCTGCAGCGGTGGCCGCGGGCGAGCTGCCCGGCGAGGCGGCGCCCGGCACCGAGGCCTGGCGGGGCGTGCAGGTCGAGGTGCCCCGGGATCCCCGCCACGGGGACTTCGCCAGCAACGCGGCGCTGGTGCTGGCAGGGCGGGCCCGCCGGGCCCCCCGGGAGGTGGCCGCCGTCCTGGAGCGCCACCTGCCGGGCGGCGCCTGGTTGCGCAAGGTGGAGGCAGCCGGCCCCGGGTTCCTCAACTTCCATCTCGCCGACGACTGGTGGAGGGAGGGCGTGCGGGCCATCCTCCGGGCGGGCGAGGCCTTCGGGCGCACGGACCGGGGCGGCGGCCTGCGGGTGCAGGTGGAGTTCGTCAGCGCCAACCCCACGGGGCCGCTGGGCGTGGTGAACGCCCGGGCCGCCGCCCTGGGCGATGCCCTGGCCCGGGTGCTCCAAGCCGCGGGCTACCGGGTGGAGAAGGAGTTCTACCTCAACGACGCCGGCAACCAGATCCGCAAGCTGGCCCTCTCCCTGGAGGCCCGCATGCGCCAGGAACTGGGCCAGCCGGCGGAGATCCCCGAAGGCGGCTACCCCGGCGAGTACCTGATCGATATCGCCCGGGACCTTCTGGCCGCCGAGGGCCCGGCCCTCCTGGACCGGCCCGAGGAAGAGCGCTGGGAGCGCATGGCCCGGTTCGCCGTCGAGGCCATCGTGGCCCAGATGCGCACCCAGCTGGCGCGGTTCGGCGTGGAGTTCGACGAGTGGTACCCGGAGACCCGGGTGCGGGAGGCCGGCTACCCCGAGCGGGTGCTGGAGCGCCTGCGCCAGCGGGGCATGGTGTACGAGCAGGACGGGGCCTTGTGGCTGCGCTCGTCCGCGGTGGGAGACGACAAGGACCGGGTACTGGTGCGGCGGGACGGCGAGTACACCTACACCCTGGTGGACATCGCCTATCACCTGACCAAGTGGGAGCGGGGCTTCCAGCGCGCCATCGACATCTGGGGCCAGGACCACCACGGCCACGTGGTGCCTATGCAGGCGGCGCTCCGGGCCCTGGGCCTGCCCGACGGCTGGTTCGAGGTGCTACTGACCCAGATGGTGCACCTGGTGCGGGGCGGCCAGGCGGTGCGCATGTCCAAGCGGCGCGGCGAGCTGGTCACCATGGCCGAGTTCCTGGATGAGGTGGATGTGGACGCGGCCCGGTACTTCTTCTTGATGCGCTCGCCCGACACCCACCTGGACTTCGACCTGGACCTGGCCAACCTGCGCTCCAGCGAAAACCCGGTCTACTACGTGCAGTATGCCCACGCCCGGGCCTGCGGCATCCTGCGGCAGGCGGAAGCGGAAGCCGGCTTGCGTCCTGACGGGTCGGCCGACCTGAGCCCCCTGGGCGACCCGGCCGAGCGGGATCTGGCCCGGCGCCTGCTGGATCTGCCGGGTGAGGTGGCGGCGGCGGCCGAAGCCCGGGAGCCCCACCGGCTGACCTATTACCTGAAGGACGTGGCCACCCTGTTCCACCAGTTCTACACCCGCTGCCGCGTGCTGGGTGAGGAGGACCCCGTGGCCCGGGCCCGGCTGGTCCTGGTGGACGCCACCCGCCAGGTGCTGGCGACCGCCCTGGGGCTCCTGGGGGTGACGGCGCCCGAACGGATGTAG